The Megalobrama amblycephala isolate DHTTF-2021 linkage group LG7, ASM1881202v1, whole genome shotgun sequence genome window below encodes:
- the LOC125271684 gene encoding GTPase IMAP family member 8-like, giving the protein MSPAHTDPDDAAAVQDLRIVLIGKSEAGKSSIGNVILGREAFKESRTRESEIQRGRVEDRNISIIDTPGFFNTHLTDEEMKKQMMKSLDLSHPGPHVFLLVIRLDRFTEDVVKIVKKIHEHFGKDAFRFTMVLFTGREAMSKREWIEFRLDRKTRELLSFCEEKCDVIIHKNKRDRKQIASLLENIDEVVRKNGREHYVKEIYPKNSETRTTQDRKEKISLEEQITSQPKHLLRQEETENRVQKDQRATNERQKDGNQSDRKHETCLIDKEKKATPENQPILASDLRIVLLGKNGSGKSSTANTILGRDAFKINARFSSSPQTCEKQTAAVCGRNISVIDTPGLLVTRDQLKAEIETCVEMSSPGPHVFLLVISLHERFTDEEKNTVKWIQENIGEKAVHRTIILFTHADHLKGRSLDEYIRDTPDLQTFTESFGGRFHSFNNKDMENRSQVTELLEKIEKMVERNGGMHYYSERCITFKGKTDKEEEETVIENPSRWLKGVLIFIIGALAAAAVAQSGFDGV; this is encoded by the exons aTGAGTCCAGCACATACAG ATCCCGATGATGCAGCTGCTGTACAGGATCTGAGGATTGTGCTGATTGGAAAAAGTGAAGCTGGAAAGAGTTCAATAGGAAACGTAATACTGGGTCGAGAGGCTTTTAAAGAGAGCAGAACCAGAGAGAGTGAGATACAGAGAGGAAGAGTAGAAGACAGAAACATCTCCATCATCGACACTCCAGGATTCTTCAACACTCACCTGACTGATGAAGAGATGAAGAAGCAGATGATGAAGAGTCTGGATCTCTCTCATCCTGGTCCTCACGTGTTCCTGCTCGTCATCAGACTCGACAGATTCACAGAAGACGTGGTGAAGATCGTGAAAAAGATTCACGAGCACTTTGGAAAGGATGCCTTCAGGTTCACTATGGTGTTGTTCACGGGGAGAGAGGCGATGTCCAAACGAGAATGGATCGAATTCAGGCTGGACAGAAAAACTAGAGAACTTCTGAGCTTTTGTGAAGAGAAATGTGATGTGAtcattcataaaaacaagaGAGATAGGAAGCAGATCGCCAGTCTGTTGGAGAACATTGATGAAGTGGTGAGGAAAAACGGACGAGAACATTATGTTAAAGAGATCTACCCGAAGAACAGCGAGACAAGGACAACACAAGACAGAAAAGAGAAGATCAGTCTAGAGGAGCAAATAACAAGCCAACCAAAGCATCTGCTCAGACAAGAAGAGACAGAAAATAGAGTTCAGAAAGACCAAAGAGCAACAAATGAGAGACAAAAAGATGGAAATCAAAGTGACAGAAAACATGAAACATGTTTGATCGACAAGGAGAAGAAAGCCACACCAGAAAATCAGCCAATATTAG CGTCCGATCTGAGGATTGTTCTTCTTGGTAAAAATGGATCAGGAAAGAGTTCGACAGCAAACACCATCCTGGGCAGAGATGCCTTCAAAATCAATGCACGTTTCTCATCAAGCCCTCAAACCTGTGAGAAACAAACAGCAGCTGTGTGTGGAAGAAACATCTCAGTGATCGACACTCCAGGACTGTTAGTGACGAGGGACCAGCTGAAGGCTGAGATTGAGACGTGTGTGGAGATGAGCTCTCCCGGTCCTCATGTGTTTCTGCTGGTCATCAGCCTGCATGAGAGATTCACAGATGAGGAGAAAAACACAGTCAAATGGATTCAGGAAAATATTGGAGAAAAAGCTGTTCATCGCACCATCATTTTGTTCACTCACGCTGATCACCTGAAAGGTAGATCATTAGATGAGTATATCAGAGACACTCCAGATCTACAGACATTCACTGAGAGTTTTGGAGGAAGATTTCACTCATTTAACAATAAAGACATGGAGAACCGCTCTCAGGTCACTGAACTTCTGGAGAAGATTGAGAAGATGGTGGAGAGAAATGGAGGGATGCACTACTACAGTGAGAGGTGTATTACATTTAAGGGAAAGACTGacaaggaggaggaggagacagTCATAGAAAACCCATCCAGATGGTTGAAAGGAGTGCTTATCTTCATCATTGGCGCTCTAGCGGCTGCAGCGGTTGCTCAGAGTGGCTTTGATGGAGTATGA